One region of Sus scrofa isolate TJ Tabasco breed Duroc chromosome 3, Sscrofa11.1, whole genome shotgun sequence genomic DNA includes:
- the LOC110259879 gene encoding uncharacterized protein LOC110259879 codes for MLWDLSKTPQRMTPRRKLRLRSPRPCLSGAPRLGQGEGQCPAPGVGGQTAGRLATPPLRAAENYTSQGSPRRRGAAGGRGPGLGAGPPGSQSEDSGGCPPDAAGAKAGREALAFRRERLGNVRREERKVSSASSQAGTSHLSLSPQA; via the exons ATGTTATGGGACTTGTCCAAGACCCCACAGCGAATGACACCTCGCAGGAAACTCCGCCTCCGCAGCCCACGGCCCTGCCTCTCTGGCGCTCCCCGGCTCGGCCAGGGCGAGGGTCAGTGCCCTGCGCCTGGGGTCGGCGGACAAACAGCGGGCCGTCTAGCCACGCCCCCACTGAGAGCTGCGGAAAACTACACTTCCCAGGGTTCCCCGCGGCGACGTGGCGCTGCCGGGGGCAGAGGgcccgggctgggggcggggccgccGGGGTCGCAGTCGGAAGACTCGGGAGGGTGTCCGCCTGACGCCGCGGGAGCGAAGGCCGGGCGGGAGGCCTTGGCCTTCCGGAGGGAG cGTCTTGGGAAtgtgaggagagaggaaagaaaggtgaGTTCAGCCAGCAGCCAAGCTGGCACCtcccatctgtctctctctccccaggcaTGA
- the LOC100514038 gene encoding TSC22 domain family protein 4 isoform X2 has protein sequence MSGGRKKSSFQITSVTTDYEGPGSPGGSDPPALPAPTGPPPRLPNGEPNPEPGGRGTPRNGSPPPGAPASRFRVVKLPQGLGEPYRRGRWTCVDVYERDLEPPSFGRLLEGIRGASGGTGGRSLDSRLELASLGLSAPAPQPGLSQGPTSWLRPPPTSPGPQARSLTGGLGQLAVPSKAKVETPPLSVSPPQQRPPEPGTGDSTGTSRAATPLPSLRVEVEAGGSTAGTPPLPWTKDGALRLRMEETGQVPPLDSRPGSPALYFFPEASLVRKSPDPFGAAAAQSLSLARSMLAISGHLDSDDDSGSGSLVGIDNKIEQAMDLVKSHLMFAVREEVEVLKEQIRDLAERNAALEQENGLLRALASPEQLAQLPSSGVPRLGPPAPNGPSV, from the exons ATGAGTGGGGGCAGGAAGAAGAGTAGTTTCCAGATCACCAGCGTCACCACGGACTACGAGGGTCCAGGGAGCCCAGGGGGTTCAGATCCTCCTGCCCTGCCAGCCCCCACTGGGCCACCGCCCCGCCTGCCCAATGGGGAGCCAAACCCCGAGCCAGGGGGCAGGGGCACCCCCCGGAATGGCTCCCCACCGCCTGGGGCCCCAGCCTCCCGCTTCCGGGTGGTGAAGCTACCCCAAGGCCTGGGAGAGCCTTATCGCCGAGGCCGTTGGACTTGTGTGGATGTTTACGAGAGAGACCTGGAGCCCCCTAGCTTTGGCCGGCTCCTGGAGGGAATTCGAGGGGCCTCAGGGGGCACAGGGGGCAGGTCTTTGGATTCCAGGTTGGAGCTGGCCAGCTTGGGCCTGAGCgcccctgccccacagccaggCCTGTCTCAGGGCCCCACCTCCTGGCTCcgcccgccccccacctcccctggacCTCAGGCCCGCTCCCTAACTGGGGGGCTGGGCCAGCTGGCAGTGCCTAGCAAGGCCAAGGTGGAGACACCCCCTCTGTcagtctccccaccccagcagcgCCCCCCAGAGCCCGGGACAGGGGATAGCACGGGCACATCCCGGGCTGCCACGCCCCTGCCCTCCTTGAGGGTAGAAGTGGAGGCAGGGGGCTCAACAGCGGGGACCCCTCCACTGCCCTGGACGAAGGATGGAGCCCTGCgactgaggatggaggagacagGGCAG GTGCCCCCACTCGACTCTCGCCCTGGCTCCCCTGCCCTCTACTTCTTCCCCGAAGCCAGTCTGGTTCGCAAGTCTCCAGACCCctttggagcagcagctgcccagAGCCTCAGCCTCGCCCGTTCCATGCTGGCCATCAGTGGCCACCTGGATAGCGATGACGATAG TGGCTCCGGAAGCCTCGTTGGCATTGACAACAAGATCGAACAAGCCATG GACTTGGTGAAGTCCCACCTCATGTTTGCGGTCcgggaggaggtggaggtgctGAAGGAGCAGATCCGGGACCTGGCCGAGCGGAATGCCGCGCTGGAGCAGGAGAATGGACTGCTGCGTGCCTTGGCCAGCCCCGAGCAGCTGGCCCAGCTGCCTTCCTCGGGGGTCCCGAGGCTCGGGCCCCCAGCGCCCAACGGGCCCTCAGTCTGA
- the LOC100514038 gene encoding TSC22 domain family protein 4 isoform X1, whose translation MSGGRKKSSFQITSVTTDYEGPGSPGGSDPPALPAPTGPPPRLPNGEPNPEPGGRGTPRNGSPPPGAPASRFRVVKLPQGLGEPYRRGRWTCVDVYERDLEPPSFGRLLEGIRGASGGTGGRSLDSRLELASLGLSAPAPQPGLSQGPTSWLRPPPTSPGPQARSLTGGLGQLAVPSKAKVETPPLSVSPPQQRPPEPGTGDSTGTSRAATPLPSLRVEVEAGGSTAGTPPLPWTKDGALRLRMEETGQVPPLDSRPGSPALYFFPEASLVRKSPDPFGAAAAQSLSLARSMLAISGHLDSDDDSGSGSLVGIDNKIEQAMVFFWRHQAKSAVGEHSDSKKNASKVEKIPKVVETLKVVEASKEAKVSKVDVSSKVADPCVVAKTTTGRAEKEAGQGRRSLLQLPRTAVKSVSTLMVSALQSGWRMCSWKSSVSSTSVASQMKTRSPLESREAEMLREVYLVLWAIRKQLRQLARRQERRRRRHIRAHTCPQTDPVQSLKQDARSPL comes from the exons ATGAGTGGGGGCAGGAAGAAGAGTAGTTTCCAGATCACCAGCGTCACCACGGACTACGAGGGTCCAGGGAGCCCAGGGGGTTCAGATCCTCCTGCCCTGCCAGCCCCCACTGGGCCACCGCCCCGCCTGCCCAATGGGGAGCCAAACCCCGAGCCAGGGGGCAGGGGCACCCCCCGGAATGGCTCCCCACCGCCTGGGGCCCCAGCCTCCCGCTTCCGGGTGGTGAAGCTACCCCAAGGCCTGGGAGAGCCTTATCGCCGAGGCCGTTGGACTTGTGTGGATGTTTACGAGAGAGACCTGGAGCCCCCTAGCTTTGGCCGGCTCCTGGAGGGAATTCGAGGGGCCTCAGGGGGCACAGGGGGCAGGTCTTTGGATTCCAGGTTGGAGCTGGCCAGCTTGGGCCTGAGCgcccctgccccacagccaggCCTGTCTCAGGGCCCCACCTCCTGGCTCcgcccgccccccacctcccctggacCTCAGGCCCGCTCCCTAACTGGGGGGCTGGGCCAGCTGGCAGTGCCTAGCAAGGCCAAGGTGGAGACACCCCCTCTGTcagtctccccaccccagcagcgCCCCCCAGAGCCCGGGACAGGGGATAGCACGGGCACATCCCGGGCTGCCACGCCCCTGCCCTCCTTGAGGGTAGAAGTGGAGGCAGGGGGCTCAACAGCGGGGACCCCTCCACTGCCCTGGACGAAGGATGGAGCCCTGCgactgaggatggaggagacagGGCAG GTGCCCCCACTCGACTCTCGCCCTGGCTCCCCTGCCCTCTACTTCTTCCCCGAAGCCAGTCTGGTTCGCAAGTCTCCAGACCCctttggagcagcagctgcccagAGCCTCAGCCTCGCCCGTTCCATGCTGGCCATCAGTGGCCACCTGGATAGCGATGACGATAG TGGCTCCGGAAGCCTCGTTGGCATTGACAACAAGATCGAACAAGCCATG GTTTTCTTCTGGAGACACCAAGCGAAGTCAGCCGTCGGGGAACACAGCGACTCCAAGAAAAATGCATCGAAGGTGGAGAAGATACCCAAAGTGGTTGAGACTCTCAAGGTGGTCGAGGCCTCCAAAGAGGCTAAGGTCTCCAAAGTGGATGTGTCCTCCAAGGTGGCTGATCCCTGCGTGGTGGCCAAGACCACCACGGGCCGGGCCGAGAAGGAGGCGGGCCAGGGGAGGCGATCGCTGTTGCAGCTGCCCCGGACTGCCGTCAAGTCTGTCTCCACGCTCATGGTCTCAGCCCTACAGTCTGGCTGGCGGATGTGCAGCTGGAAG TCATCTGTGAGTTCTACCTCAGTTGCCTCCCAAATGAAGACTCGTTCCCCTTTGGAGTCTCGAGAGGCTGAGATGCTTCGGGAAGTGTACCTGGTGCTGTGGGCCATTCGGAAACAACTGCGGCAGCTGGCCCGCAGGCAGGAGAGGCGGCGTCGGCGCCACATCCGGGCCCACACCTGCCCCCAAACTGACCCAGTTCAGAGCCTGAAACAGGATGCCCGGAGTCCCCTCTAA